The following proteins are co-located in the bacterium genome:
- the rfbB gene encoding dTDP-glucose 4,6-dehydratase, whose protein sequence is MRILVTGGAGFIGSNFVRWLFEREGKKFGAHRVIVLDSLTYAGNLANLSGLDGKYDYRFVKGDIRDSELVTKLLTDEKIDWVLNFAAESHVDRSIVDPLSFVKTNIEGTQVLLNASRACGVKRYLQVSTDEVYGSLGPTGRFTEQSPLQPSSTYSASKTGADLLVLAAHHTYGFDTVVTRCSNNYGPYQFPEKLIPLFVTNALADQPLPLYGDGKQIRSWLHVDDHSHALMLVLQKGKAGEVYNVGGAPESERENVNVTQLILAHLKKPATLVRHVEDRLGHDRRYAVDFSKIKTELGWSPQVTFEKGLADTIDWYVSNQDWWKAIKSGEYQSFYQTYYKGRLESGQAFIA, encoded by the coding sequence ATGCGGATTTTAGTAACAGGTGGAGCAGGCTTTATCGGCTCAAATTTTGTGCGTTGGCTCTTTGAGCGCGAGGGTAAAAAGTTTGGTGCACATCGCGTGATCGTGCTTGATAGCCTGACCTATGCTGGCAACTTAGCAAATTTATCTGGTCTCGACGGTAAATATGATTATCGCTTCGTGAAAGGTGATATTCGCGATAGTGAACTTGTTACTAAGCTTTTAACTGACGAAAAAATTGACTGGGTGCTAAATTTTGCAGCTGAGTCACATGTTGACCGCTCGATTGTCGATCCTTTATCTTTTGTAAAAACGAATATTGAAGGCACTCAAGTTTTATTAAATGCCTCGCGCGCTTGCGGCGTAAAGCGCTACTTGCAGGTCTCGACAGATGAGGTTTATGGCTCGCTTGGTCCCACAGGAAGATTCACTGAACAGTCTCCACTACAACCAAGTAGCACTTACTCAGCCTCGAAAACAGGCGCAGATTTACTCGTCTTAGCCGCTCACCATACTTATGGCTTTGATACAGTTGTCACGCGTTGCTCAAATAACTACGGCCCGTATCAATTCCCAGAAAAATTAATCCCGCTTTTTGTAACTAATGCCCTTGCCGACCAGCCCTTGCCGCTTTATGGAGACGGCAAGCAAATTCGCAGTTGGCTTCACGTTGACGATCACTCACATGCGCTAATGTTAGTTTTACAAAAGGGAAAAGCTGGTGAGGTTTATAATGTGGGCGGTGCTCCGGAAAGTGAGCGCGAAAACGTCAATGTGACTCAGTTAATTTTGGCACATTTGAAAAAGCCTGCGACTCTAGTTCGCCATGTCGAAGACCGCCTCGGGCACGACCGCCGCTATGCGGTAGATTTTTCAAAAATTAAAACTGAGCTGGGCTGGTCCCCGCAAGTAACTTTCGAGAAGGGACTCGCTGACACAATTGACTGGTATGTTAGCAACCAGGATTGGTGGAAAGCAATTAAATCTGGTGAATATCAAAGTTTCTATCAAACTTATTACAAAGGGCGCCTTGAATCAGGGCAAGCTTTTATAGCCTAA
- a CDS encoding mannose-1-phosphate guanylyltransferase — translation MRELVSSSFPKEVSRLALIMAGGEGKRFWPLSRKSRPKQYLPLAGSSKSLIQLTAERVAPLVGGMSNVLVVTSRAQADLVKEHLPEARIISEPMAKNTAACLGFAARVIEELVGDIPIVCFPSDHIIHEEDAFRSILEEALQVAEQNEVLVTVGINPTHPETGYGYIQAGNPGPGRSRIVKSFVEKPSLERAEQFVASGEYSWNGGIFAWRPSVLRKAIAEFLPGHAEAFDAVAKSANPLETVAQLYLKLDGVSIDRGVLERAKNVVVMPGHGFRWSDVGSWDAWAESLRERLGVENVTHGEVIGIDSDRYAVVGHKKPVVLVGLSNVIVVDTEDAILVCHQDSSQKVREVVEMLEKQDRSDLI, via the coding sequence ATGCGCGAACTGGTTTCTAGTAGTTTTCCTAAGGAAGTCTCGCGACTTGCTTTGATTATGGCAGGTGGCGAAGGTAAACGTTTTTGGCCGCTTAGCCGAAAATCACGTCCTAAACAATATCTGCCACTTGCTGGTAGCTCAAAGAGCTTAATTCAATTGACTGCAGAGCGTGTTGCTCCGCTTGTCGGCGGAATGTCAAACGTCCTCGTTGTGACAAGTCGCGCGCAAGCTGACTTAGTCAAAGAGCATTTACCAGAGGCAAGAATTATTAGTGAGCCGATGGCAAAAAATACTGCAGCTTGTCTTGGATTCGCAGCGCGCGTGATTGAAGAACTTGTCGGAGATATCCCAATTGTCTGTTTTCCTTCAGACCATATTATTCACGAAGAAGATGCTTTTCGTTCAATCCTCGAAGAAGCCTTGCAAGTTGCTGAGCAAAATGAAGTTTTAGTTACTGTGGGCATTAACCCGACGCATCCAGAAACAGGGTACGGCTATATCCAAGCCGGAAATCCCGGACCTGGCAGATCGCGCATTGTCAAATCTTTTGTGGAAAAGCCTTCACTAGAACGCGCTGAACAATTTGTTGCTTCCGGAGAATATTCCTGGAACGGAGGAATTTTTGCTTGGCGGCCAAGTGTCTTACGTAAGGCGATTGCAGAGTTTCTACCCGGTCACGCAGAGGCTTTTGATGCTGTTGCTAAATCTGCAAACCCGCTCGAGACAGTCGCCCAACTTTATCTAAAGCTTGATGGTGTTTCGATCGACCGCGGCGTTTTAGAACGCGCTAAAAATGTGGTCGTCATGCCAGGGCATGGTTTTCGCTGGAGCGATGTTGGTTCTTGGGATGCTTGGGCTGAAAGTTTGCGAGAACGCCTAGGGGTTGAAAACGTAACACACGGTGAGGTGATTGGTATTGATTCTGACCGTTATGCGGTTGTAGGTCATAAAAAACCTGTTGTGTTAGTTGGGCTCTCCAATGTGATCGTTGTCGACACGGAAGATGCAATCTTGGTTTGCCATCAAGATTCGAGTCAAAAAGTGCGAGAAGTTGTGGAGATGCTAGAGAAACAAGATCGCTCAGATTTAATTTAA
- a CDS encoding nucleotidyltransferase: MQKTQLPTDWKEFIELLNSNNVDYLVVGAWALAAHGRPRFSGDIDFYVRRSKDNSKKILKVLKEFGFGSLDITEEDLCRAHFVVQLGVEPCRIDIITDISGVEFDEAWAEKFASELDGLKVNFLSSKHLMINKRSAGREKDLRDAADLEAFLKKRKI, from the coding sequence ATGCAAAAGACCCAGCTTCCCACCGATTGGAAAGAGTTTATCGAGTTACTAAACTCGAACAATGTTGATTATTTAGTAGTTGGTGCGTGGGCACTTGCTGCACATGGCCGACCTCGATTCAGTGGCGATATCGATTTCTATGTTCGACGTTCTAAGGATAATTCCAAGAAAATTTTAAAGGTCTTGAAAGAATTTGGTTTTGGTTCACTTGATATTACCGAAGAGGATTTATGTCGCGCTCATTTTGTGGTTCAGCTAGGTGTTGAGCCATGTCGTATTGATATTATTACAGATATTTCTGGCGTCGAATTTGATGAAGCTTGGGCAGAAAAGTTTGCTTCAGAACTGGATGGGTTGAAAGTTAATTTCTTATCTAGCAAACATTTAATGATCAATAAAAGAAGCGCTGGACGTGAAAAGGATTTAAGAGACGCTGCCGATCTTGAAGCGTTTTTAAAAAAGAGAAAGATCTAA
- a CDS encoding SDR family NAD(P)-dependent oxidoreductase gives MRVLVTGGFGFVGRHLAQHLVKSGDDVGLTYFKEESKDPIVDKLCPLPKAVQTLALDIRDGKACKELMMVLRPDAIYHLAGVPTVHDASGDDFQRVNETNVQGTINMLEALKHHSPATRFLFVSSSEVYGEPRPGTLPLTELATMRPVNSYGLSKAWADVATFTYSMRDSLDTVRIRPFPHIGPGQTDRFSISSFARQVAQIKLGKKKAVIEVGNLEAKRDFSDVSDIVRGYREIMLNGKKHDVYNLCSGKSIGVGEVLQKLIKIAEVEVEIQVDQARLRPIDISDHYGSYDKAQKDVGWKPRIDFEATLHSLFAYWLEYEGMLK, from the coding sequence ATGCGAGTCTTAGTTACGGGTGGTTTTGGTTTTGTTGGGCGTCATCTAGCGCAGCACTTAGTTAAGTCGGGAGACGATGTCGGACTGACTTACTTTAAGGAAGAAAGTAAAGACCCAATTGTGGATAAATTGTGCCCTTTGCCGAAAGCTGTGCAGACTTTGGCGCTTGATATCCGTGATGGGAAGGCTTGCAAGGAATTAATGATGGTGCTTCGTCCTGATGCAATCTATCACTTAGCTGGAGTGCCAACTGTTCACGATGCTTCAGGCGATGATTTCCAACGCGTCAACGAAACGAACGTCCAAGGCACGATTAATATGCTTGAGGCTTTGAAACATCATTCGCCAGCAACGCGCTTTCTATTTGTTAGTTCTTCTGAGGTTTACGGAGAGCCACGGCCGGGGACATTGCCGCTTACGGAATTAGCGACAATGCGCCCAGTAAATTCCTATGGCTTATCTAAGGCTTGGGCTGATGTGGCAACTTTTACCTACAGCATGCGCGATAGTTTGGACACCGTTCGCATACGTCCCTTTCCTCATATCGGCCCGGGTCAAACAGATCGTTTCTCTATCTCAAGCTTTGCCCGACAAGTTGCACAAATCAAGCTCGGCAAAAAGAAAGCTGTGATTGAAGTTGGTAATTTGGAAGCCAAGCGAGATTTTAGCGATGTTTCTGATATCGTTCGCGGTTATCGTGAAATTATGCTGAACGGAAAAAAGCATGATGTCTATAACCTCTGCTCTGGAAAGTCGATTGGTGTCGGAGAAGTGTTACAAAAATTGATTAAGATTGCTGAGGTCGAAGTTGAAATTCAAGTCGACCAGGCACGCCTGCGACCAATTGATATTTCGGATCACTACGGCAGCTATGATAAGGCCCAGAAAGATGTCGGTTGGAAGCCACGCATTGACTTTGAAGCGACGCTACACAGTCTATTTGCTTACTGGCTCGAATACGAAGGAATGCTTAAATGA
- the gmd gene encoding GDP-mannose 4,6-dehydratase — translation MAEKKTAVVTGITGQDGSYLAELLLEKGYHVVGMVRRSSTENFERIKHIQNEIELVQGDLLDQYSLIQVLKQAKPREVYNLAAQSFVPTSWDQPVLTGEFTALGVTRMLEAIRLVDPAIRFYQASSSEMYGKVRDVPQTELTAFHPRSPYGVAKCYGHYITVNYRESYNIFAVSGILFNHESPRRGLEFVTRKVTSTVAKIKLGQAKELRMGNLDAKRDWGFAGDYVRAMWLMLQQPQADDYVIATGRTHTVEYLVDLAFKHVGLSWKDYVKTDERFIRPAEVDLLIGDPTKAKRQLGWEPEVSFEEMVAMMVDADLALYGKKN, via the coding sequence ATGGCTGAGAAAAAAACTGCAGTTGTTACAGGAATTACCGGGCAAGACGGCTCTTACCTTGCAGAGCTATTGCTAGAAAAGGGCTATCATGTCGTCGGTATGGTGCGACGCTCTTCTACGGAAAATTTCGAACGTATTAAACACATTCAAAATGAAATTGAGTTAGTGCAGGGAGATTTGCTTGATCAATACTCCTTGATCCAAGTTTTAAAACAAGCCAAGCCTCGCGAAGTATACAATCTCGCAGCGCAGAGTTTTGTACCAACAAGCTGGGATCAACCAGTGTTGACGGGTGAATTTACGGCACTTGGTGTTACGCGCATGCTTGAAGCAATTCGTTTAGTTGACCCCGCAATCCGTTTTTATCAAGCTTCAAGCTCGGAAATGTACGGCAAAGTGCGTGATGTCCCGCAAACGGAGTTAACCGCATTTCATCCACGTTCACCCTATGGCGTAGCCAAGTGCTATGGCCACTATATTACTGTGAACTACCGTGAGAGTTATAATATTTTTGCAGTTTCAGGGATTTTGTTTAACCACGAATCTCCACGACGTGGACTCGAGTTTGTGACGCGTAAGGTTACTTCAACTGTTGCCAAAATTAAACTTGGACAAGCCAAGGAGTTACGCATGGGTAACCTCGATGCCAAGCGTGACTGGGGGTTTGCTGGAGATTACGTGCGCGCAATGTGGCTGATGCTACAACAACCACAAGCTGATGATTATGTGATTGCAACTGGGCGCACTCATACCGTGGAATACTTAGTCGACCTCGCGTTTAAGCATGTTGGTCTATCGTGGAAGGATTACGTGAAGACCGATGAACGCTTTATCCGTCCTGCAGAGGTCGATTTATTGATTGGTGACCCAACGAAAGCCAAACGCCAACTTGGATGGGAACCCGAGGTAAGTTTTGAAGAAATGGTGGCGATGATGGTCGATGCCGATCTCGCGCTTTATGGTAAGAAAAATTAA
- a CDS encoding NTP transferase domain-containing protein, translated as MKGVILAGGLGTRLKPCTLVTNKHLLPVYDRPMIFYPIQALINAGIEDILIVTGGQFAGDFLKLLGNGRSFGLKGFNYTYQEGEGGIAEALSLAEHFAAGEKICVILGDNIIEKNVKAAADAFRKQGKGGKILLKEVPDPERFGVAEVENGKVLRIIEKPKNPKSNLAVTGIYFYDENVFSLVKQCKPSARGELEITDVNNMYLEQGTLTYDQLDGWWSDAGTFESLLRASTLVSQSGANQI; from the coding sequence ATGAAAGGTGTTATTCTAGCTGGTGGTTTAGGAACAAGGCTCAAGCCCTGTACACTTGTTACTAACAAGCACTTGTTGCCTGTTTATGACCGGCCGATGATTTTTTACCCAATTCAAGCACTGATTAATGCTGGGATTGAGGATATTTTAATTGTAACAGGTGGGCAGTTTGCCGGTGATTTTTTAAAGTTGCTTGGTAACGGTCGTTCTTTTGGACTCAAGGGTTTTAATTATACTTATCAGGAGGGTGAAGGCGGCATTGCTGAAGCGCTTTCACTTGCAGAGCATTTTGCGGCCGGCGAGAAGATTTGTGTAATTCTCGGTGATAATATTATTGAAAAGAACGTTAAGGCTGCCGCGGATGCTTTCCGTAAGCAAGGTAAGGGCGGAAAAATTTTACTAAAAGAAGTTCCAGACCCGGAGCGTTTTGGAGTGGCTGAAGTTGAAAATGGCAAAGTTCTACGAATTATTGAGAAGCCCAAAAATCCTAAGAGTAATTTGGCTGTAACTGGAATATATTTCTACGATGAGAATGTATTTTCCTTAGTTAAGCAATGTAAGCCTTCTGCCCGGGGCGAACTAGAGATTACGGACGTAAACAACATGTATCTCGAGCAGGGAACTTTAACCTACGATCAATTAGATGGTTGGTGGTCCGATGCTGGGACGTTTGAGTCATTGCTTAGGGCATCTACCTTAGTTTCTCAAAGTGGTGCAAATCAGATTTAG
- the bioB gene encoding biotin synthase BioB, with protein sequence MSNNTAIRNNWTKQEVAEIYQSPLLDLVYQAATLHREFHKANEVQVCTLLSIKTGGCAEDCGYCSQSVKHQTEVKVHPLLDHGQVMEAATNAKHSGATRFCMGAAWREVRDNRDFDRVLEMVKDVSALGLEVCCTLGMLTAEQAGKLKAAGLYAYNHNLDTGEDFYKEVITTRTYQDRLNTLKAVREAGLTVCCGGIIGLGESSEDRIDLLTTLANFDPHPESVPINLLVKIKGTPLEYAPDVPGFEMLRMVATARILMPKSMVRLSAGRLEMSEEMQAFCFLAGANSIFGGDKLLTTPNPAVNQDQLLFKSLGLEARKPYTDESCQVRS encoded by the coding sequence ATGAGCAACAATACTGCAATTCGCAATAATTGGACAAAACAAGAAGTAGCAGAAATTTATCAAAGTCCGTTGCTTGATTTAGTCTATCAAGCTGCGACATTACATCGCGAATTTCACAAAGCAAACGAAGTTCAGGTTTGCACCTTACTCTCAATCAAAACTGGTGGATGTGCAGAAGATTGTGGTTATTGCTCGCAATCAGTCAAGCATCAGACTGAGGTAAAGGTTCATCCCTTGCTCGATCACGGACAAGTCATGGAGGCGGCAACAAATGCCAAGCACTCAGGCGCAACACGTTTTTGTATGGGCGCAGCCTGGCGTGAAGTTCGGGATAACCGTGACTTTGACCGCGTGCTTGAGATGGTAAAAGATGTCAGCGCGCTTGGTTTAGAAGTCTGTTGCACTTTAGGTATGCTCACCGCAGAGCAAGCCGGTAAATTAAAGGCGGCTGGTCTTTATGCCTATAATCACAATCTCGATACGGGCGAAGATTTCTATAAAGAAGTAATTACGACACGCACCTACCAGGATCGCTTAAATACGCTTAAGGCAGTAAGGGAAGCAGGCTTAACAGTTTGTTGTGGTGGAATTATTGGCTTAGGTGAATCGAGTGAAGATCGAATTGACCTGTTAACGACACTTGCGAATTTCGACCCACACCCAGAGTCTGTGCCCATTAATTTATTGGTTAAGATCAAGGGCACGCCACTTGAATACGCCCCGGACGTTCCAGGCTTTGAAATGTTGAGAATGGTTGCAACTGCCCGCATACTGATGCCCAAATCAATGGTCAGACTCTCTGCGGGGCGACTTGAAATGAGCGAAGAAATGCAGGCATTTTGTTTTTTAGCGGGGGCCAATTCAATTTTTGGTGGTGATAAGCTACTGACCACTCCAAATCCTGCTGTAAACCAAGACCAGCTCTTATTTAAAAGCTTAGGCCTTGAAGCTAGAAAGCCTTACACTGATGAATCGTGCCAAGTCCGATCTTAA
- a CDS encoding LPS-assembly protein LptD yields MKRALTVFVFLIFSSSLAHAQVEPPDKKFLFREERLRSKVRKARQKKIADARSELQKFDPERVNIDLDSSKLKFDSTKNVVSTDKGITVVNGPAVLEAKKAEVNLENYNAKLSDDVWLSEPGGDVIASSADLNLKTRVGKLFEPDMYFADGDYRIQAREIEKYAGDEFTFQDGVLTTCECDEDCSFPWSLKSTSGRVEKEGYARLKNATLRIHDYPVFYLPYMIFPAKTKRATGLLPGTYGNSKRHGFQLKAPFFWVWNETSDATITPFVETNTRVGSELEVRKIFSRRHTLIAGGLYSNEEWRNGEAQGTEFDQLNLDDEHLDVHRFSGFWKQTWSGDLAQLPVQILIDGRHASDDLIPRELDQSETVQRVARRNDRYVNSTAVMRTFLFDAYSTELSSEYSQALITNDDVVLQRLPALDLVGYHRFRPFGDNPFGARLIYTNALQAVEFARDRGFDGMRLMANQKLKVPFHIGNFLEGDQSAGLVLASYDLADRNALSKTNPEAELKDKTDRVVPLFDTNLSTTVERVYELEPESYFKTLFELGTRGRAQEVKKVKHTLQPVLRYRYVPFVDQSENPRFDSADFLPRKNLITYGLVQRLYGRYEDRDEYRYGVEETTPEIKDLTPLRDLGPLSDPFGLDAPVTQLPNSGVFGRPQVRELMNFALLQSYDLDEAQNDRLENVDALSDVNATLGFYPNEYVRVKLGSNFDTNQSNFSSYFAQWQLLSKRGDELRNRLTMVDGQYRQLESGLELGVTDRVRLGYYGRYDDLQNKSIEDKLGVRFLSSCDCWFIDVDLTKRSNPDETRFSLTFTLMGIGEFGSSFLSKDAFGRNNNNT; encoded by the coding sequence ATGAAGCGTGCGCTCACTGTTTTTGTTTTTTTGATTTTTAGCAGTTCTCTTGCACATGCACAGGTTGAGCCTCCAGATAAGAAATTCCTTTTCCGCGAGGAACGCTTACGTTCAAAAGTTAGAAAAGCGCGGCAAAAGAAAATTGCAGACGCACGCAGTGAATTGCAAAAATTTGACCCTGAGCGTGTGAACATTGACCTTGACTCTTCAAAGCTTAAGTTTGATTCAACTAAAAATGTAGTCTCTACGGATAAGGGTATTACGGTTGTCAATGGTCCGGCGGTGCTTGAAGCGAAGAAGGCGGAAGTTAATTTAGAGAACTATAATGCGAAGCTAAGTGATGATGTCTGGCTGAGTGAGCCGGGTGGGGATGTTATTGCTAGCAGTGCTGATTTGAATTTGAAAACTAGGGTGGGGAAACTCTTTGAGCCGGACATGTATTTTGCTGACGGTGATTATCGCATTCAAGCTAGAGAAATTGAGAAGTATGCAGGCGATGAATTTACTTTTCAAGATGGAGTGCTGACTACTTGCGAGTGTGACGAAGATTGTTCATTTCCGTGGAGCTTAAAGTCGACCAGTGGTCGTGTGGAGAAGGAAGGTTACGCGCGACTGAAGAATGCGACGCTACGAATTCACGATTATCCAGTTTTTTACTTACCTTACATGATTTTTCCAGCGAAAACTAAGCGTGCAACAGGCCTTTTGCCGGGTACATATGGCAACAGTAAGCGCCACGGCTTTCAACTTAAAGCACCATTTTTCTGGGTTTGGAATGAGACTTCAGATGCTACGATTACGCCATTTGTTGAAACCAATACTCGGGTGGGGAGCGAGCTTGAGGTTCGCAAGATTTTTTCTCGGCGACATACGCTAATTGCTGGCGGATTATATTCGAATGAAGAGTGGCGTAATGGTGAGGCGCAGGGCACTGAGTTCGATCAACTAAACTTAGATGATGAGCATCTTGATGTGCATCGCTTTAGTGGATTTTGGAAACAGACCTGGAGTGGTGATCTGGCGCAGCTTCCAGTGCAAATTTTAATTGATGGAAGGCATGCGAGTGATGATTTAATACCGCGCGAACTGGATCAGTCAGAGACTGTACAACGTGTGGCGCGCCGTAATGATCGCTATGTAAACTCTACTGCTGTAATGCGCACCTTCCTCTTTGATGCGTATTCAACGGAGCTCTCGAGCGAATATAGTCAAGCCTTAATTACCAATGATGATGTAGTGCTGCAGCGCTTGCCGGCTTTAGATTTAGTTGGCTATCATCGATTTCGACCCTTTGGTGACAATCCATTCGGGGCGCGTTTAATTTACACCAATGCTCTACAAGCGGTTGAATTTGCACGTGACCGGGGCTTTGATGGCATGCGTTTAATGGCCAATCAGAAGTTAAAAGTTCCTTTTCATATTGGTAATTTCCTAGAAGGCGACCAATCAGCGGGGCTGGTTTTAGCGAGTTATGACTTGGCTGATCGTAATGCGCTCTCGAAGACAAACCCCGAGGCAGAGTTAAAGGATAAAACTGACCGCGTTGTGCCGCTTTTTGATACGAATCTATCGACCACTGTTGAGCGCGTGTATGAACTTGAACCAGAGAGTTATTTTAAAACTTTATTTGAACTGGGTACTCGGGGACGTGCGCAGGAAGTAAAGAAAGTTAAACACACACTTCAGCCAGTGCTGCGTTATCGCTATGTGCCTTTTGTTGATCAGTCAGAGAATCCACGTTTTGATTCTGCTGATTTTCTTCCACGTAAAAACCTGATTACCTATGGATTGGTTCAACGACTTTATGGGCGCTATGAAGACCGTGACGAGTATCGTTATGGTGTAGAGGAAACAACTCCTGAAATTAAAGACTTAACTCCGCTGCGCGATCTCGGTCCGCTTTCTGATCCTTTTGGGCTAGATGCTCCGGTAACGCAGTTGCCGAATTCGGGAGTTTTTGGTCGACCACAGGTGCGTGAATTGATGAATTTTGCATTGCTCCAGAGCTACGATCTTGACGAAGCGCAAAATGATCGTCTTGAAAACGTAGATGCATTGAGCGATGTGAATGCGACACTTGGCTTTTATCCAAACGAGTACGTGCGTGTTAAGTTAGGGTCGAACTTTGATACAAATCAAAGTAATTTTAGTTCTTATTTTGCGCAGTGGCAGTTACTTTCTAAGCGTGGAGATGAGTTGCGTAATCGCTTGACGATGGTTGATGGTCAATACCGTCAGCTCGAGTCAGGTTTGGAACTTGGTGTAACAGATCGCGTGCGGCTTGGATATTATGGCCGCTATGATGATCTACAAAATAAGAGTATTGAAGATAAACTGGGGGTCCGTTTTTTAAGTTCGTGTGATTGTTGGTTTATCGATGTTGATTTAACGAAGCGTTCAAATCCGGATGAAACGCGCTTTTCGTTGACATTTACTTTAATGGGGATTGGAGAGTTTGGTAGTTCCTTCCTTTCTAAAGATGCGTTTGGCCGCAATAACAACAACACATAA
- the rfbD gene encoding dTDP-4-dehydrorhamnose reductase, which produces MKILITGAKGMLASDLIPCLAAENFELILTDKTQSEDQRIKALDVTQAHEVSEFVSFVNPDWIINCSAYTKVDDAEVNDQAAREVNTSAVEYLAQAAKLGGARFAQISTDYVFGSDIPYGAKHAPWKEDDLASPCGVYGKTKFLGEEAARMVLQEQALIIRTSWLHGVNGPNFIDTMLRVGADKQEVSVVSDQVGSPTYTGWLSVVIRDLILKNASGTFHASSRGDITWADFAEEIFKAAKMQTRVKRISTKELGRPAPRPAYSTFCLDKLEKYLGNTAISWKESVDLHLKRRECRP; this is translated from the coding sequence ATGAAAATCTTAATCACCGGTGCAAAAGGAATGCTCGCAAGTGATTTGATCCCTTGCCTAGCAGCTGAAAACTTTGAGTTGATTCTAACTGATAAAACTCAAAGCGAGGATCAACGCATTAAGGCTCTTGATGTCACGCAAGCGCATGAGGTCTCGGAATTTGTTAGTTTTGTAAATCCGGATTGGATTATTAATTGCTCGGCTTACACTAAGGTCGATGATGCCGAAGTAAATGATCAAGCTGCGCGAGAAGTTAATACTAGTGCGGTGGAGTATCTTGCTCAAGCTGCAAAATTAGGCGGTGCAAGATTTGCCCAGATCTCGACAGATTATGTTTTTGGGTCTGACATTCCATACGGGGCTAAACACGCTCCTTGGAAAGAAGATGACCTAGCTTCTCCGTGTGGAGTCTACGGTAAGACCAAATTTTTGGGTGAGGAAGCTGCAAGAATGGTCTTGCAGGAGCAAGCACTGATTATCCGCACAAGTTGGTTGCATGGAGTAAATGGTCCGAATTTCATCGACACAATGCTGCGTGTCGGTGCTGACAAGCAAGAAGTCTCGGTTGTGAGTGATCAGGTCGGATCTCCAACCTATACCGGTTGGCTTAGTGTAGTCATCCGAGACTTAATTCTTAAAAATGCCTCGGGGACATTTCATGCTTCATCACGTGGCGATATTACTTGGGCTGATTTTGCCGAAGAGATTTTTAAAGCCGCCAAGATGCAAACCAGGGTAAAACGCATCTCTACGAAAGAGCTTGGGCGTCCTGCGCCGAGGCCAGCATATTCAACCTTTTGTCTCGATAAGCTCGAGAAATACTTAGGAAATACTGCTATTTCTTGGAAGGAAAGTGTGGACTTGCACCTTAAGCGTAGGGAATGTAGACCTTAG